The Thermoproteota archaeon genome includes a window with the following:
- the guaA gene encoding glutamine-hydrolyzing GMP synthase → MILVVNFGGQYAHLITRRIRDIGVYAEIIPYTEISPSTIEEKKPKALILSGGPSSVYGPSAPRIGSWVLEMDIPVLGICYGFQLIAHMMGGEVRRSTGEYGPTKVKVLERGGLFAGWGEEELVWMSHSDHVARVPEGFVVTALSENGYVAAFRHEEKPIYGVQFHPEVKHTPKGKLLLENFAAMSRAEKNWSPERMIQLIDEYLRRELADCNNILSAVSGGVDSTVATVLVSRIAGDRLTSIFVNHGLLRKNEEKEVLNLLRDLGINPIYVDASQEFLSALRGVEDCETKRRIIGEKFVEVFSRALEGRRFDCLVQGTLYPDVIESGGEVGADRIKSHHNVAALPEWLEAKVVEPLRYLYKDEVRSLSRHLGLPDWIAERHPFPGPGLGVRIIGEVTEDKLRVVREASVIVEDVLRERELYSKAWQAFAVVGDDRWVGVKGDARVEGYIVTVRIVESEDAMTADWLKLPPDVLNEIARRITSEISEVTMVTYAITTKPPSTIEPC, encoded by the coding sequence ATGATTCTGGTGGTGAACTTCGGTGGGCAGTACGCCCACCTAATCACCCGGAGGATAAGGGACATAGGCGTCTACGCCGAGATAATTCCCTACACGGAGATCTCCCCATCCACCATAGAGGAGAAGAAACCAAAGGCTCTCATCCTGTCAGGGGGTCCTAGCAGCGTTTACGGGCCTTCAGCTCCTAGGATAGGGAGCTGGGTCTTGGAGATGGATATCCCGGTCTTAGGGATATGCTACGGGTTCCAGCTGATAGCCCACATGATGGGGGGAGAAGTGAGGCGCTCCACGGGCGAGTACGGCCCCACCAAGGTGAAGGTTCTGGAGAGGGGAGGGCTGTTCGCTGGCTGGGGAGAGGAGGAGCTTGTCTGGATGAGTCACTCTGATCACGTTGCTAGAGTTCCTGAGGGATTTGTGGTGACCGCATTGTCTGAGAACGGATACGTGGCGGCCTTCAGGCACGAGGAAAAGCCCATATATGGGGTCCAGTTTCACCCGGAGGTCAAGCACACTCCCAAGGGTAAACTCCTCCTCGAGAACTTCGCGGCAATGTCGAGGGCCGAGAAGAACTGGAGTCCCGAGAGGATGATTCAGCTGATAGATGAGTACCTGAGGAGAGAGCTAGCTGATTGTAATAACATTCTCTCTGCCGTGAGCGGTGGGGTTGACTCCACCGTGGCCACGGTACTAGTCAGTAGAATAGCAGGTGATCGTCTGACCTCCATATTCGTGAATCACGGGCTTTTGCGGAAAAACGAGGAGAAAGAGGTCCTCAACCTGCTAAGGGATCTTGGAATAAATCCTATATACGTGGATGCATCCCAAGAGTTCCTCTCTGCCCTGAGGGGTGTAGAGGACTGCGAGACGAAGAGGAGGATAATCGGGGAGAAATTCGTGGAGGTCTTCTCTAGGGCGCTTGAGGGTAGGAGATTTGATTGCTTGGTGCAGGGGACCCTCTATCCCGACGTCATAGAGAGCGGTGGAGAGGTAGGAGCTGATAGGATAAAGAGCCATCATAACGTTGCAGCCCTACCGGAGTGGCTCGAAGCTAAGGTGGTGGAACCCCTGAGGTACCTCTACAAGGACGAGGTTCGATCTCTCTCTAGGCACCTTGGATTACCTGATTGGATCGCCGAGAGGCATCCGTTCCCCGGACCAGGTTTGGGGGTAAGAATAATTGGCGAGGTGACCGAGGACAAGTTGAGGGTTGTTAGGGAGGCTTCAGTCATAGTGGAGGATGTCTTGAGGGAGAGGGAGCTCTACTCAAAGGCCTGGCAGGCGTTCGCTGTAGTAGGAGATGATAGGTGGGTTGGGGTGAAGGGAGACGCTAGGGTAGAGGGTTACATCGTCACAGTGAGAATCGTGGAGAGCGAGGACGCGATGACCGCTGACTGGCTGAAGTTGCCTCCCGATGTTTTAAACGAGATAGCTAGGAGGATAACCTCGGAGATATCGGAAGTCACCATGGTGACTTACGCGATCACGACCAAACCTCCAAGCACGATAGAGCCCTGCTGA
- a CDS encoding AbrB/MazE/SpoVT family DNA-binding domain-containing protein: MKVEVRVDSKGRILLPKEVREELGDVIVIEKTDEGYILRKGKGSFLEEFKEVISSEPPREGKPENWPPSKIKGIWVSE, translated from the coding sequence ATGAAGGTGGAGGTAAGGGTGGACTCCAAAGGGAGGATCCTCCTCCCCAAGGAAGTCAGAGAGGAGCTGGGAGATGTTATTGTGATCGAGAAAACGGATGAAGGGTACATCCTCAGGAAGGGTAAGGGATCCTTCTTAGAAGAGTTCAAAGAGGTGATTTCATCGGAGCCTCCACGTGAGGGAAAACCCGAGAACTGGCCACCCTCCAAGATTAAGGGTATATGGGTGAGCGAGTGA
- a CDS encoding PIN domain-containing protein — protein sequence MIVGLDSNILCYSLDPAYPEHSFVKDLLLNLSPDNLVAVNPTVIHETYHALVFGQKWVPREASRRLGLLLKHPYVKFLNQTKEITSIGLRLAVKYGLGGRDSLILANFISNRIPVIYTHDSDILSLEEINWRGWTLRPVDSSSTWRSGCYHPLNMPDCRWSASHL from the coding sequence GTGATCGTGGGGCTGGATTCGAACATCCTATGCTACTCCCTAGATCCCGCATATCCCGAGCATAGTTTCGTTAAGGACCTGCTGCTGAATCTCTCTCCAGATAATCTAGTAGCTGTGAACCCTACGGTGATTCACGAGACTTATCATGCCTTAGTCTTCGGTCAGAAATGGGTTCCAAGGGAGGCCTCTAGGAGGCTCGGCCTACTGCTAAAGCATCCATACGTGAAATTCCTGAATCAAACAAAGGAAATTACTTCAATAGGTTTGAGGTTAGCTGTCAAGTATGGACTGGGGGGTAGAGACTCGCTCATCTTGGCCAATTTCATTTCCAATCGCATACCGGTCATATACACGCATGACTCTGATATTCTCTCTCTAGAGGAGATAAACTGGAGGGGATGGACGCTGAGACCCGTGGATTCCAGTAGCACTTGGAGATCAGGGTGTTACCATCCACTAAATATGCCAGATTGTCGATGGAGTGCCTCGCATCTCTGA
- a CDS encoding sodium-translocating pyrophosphatase produces MEVVELVPSVIGIVGMVFVALIYYLVTKEDPGTPEMVALASYIQEGANAYLKRQFYTIIVFIVIIAAILGILQGAVPAASFIAGAVLSLIAAYIGMNAAVRANVRTTNAARTSPKKALKIAFWGGSIMGLSVVSLSVLGIGLLYLAIRAFFPTTAPEQLEAALHTIVPFGMGASLAALFAQLGGGIYTKAADIAADLVGKVEAGIPEDDPRNPAVIADQVGDNVGDCAGRGADLFESFSDNIIGMMILGVAFYALYGFKGIMFPLLAESLGVISTIVAIFLIRENVKNPITAINFSLLVAGVLNLLFFYVLAVNYLGRIEVFYAAVLGLVASLVVGVLIQYYTGTEYRPVKYIAESAKFGPALDVIAGLAVGLESAFLPLIVIGAVVSLAFVIDGLYGIAAATAGILSTTGIIMAADTFGPISDNAAGIAEMSGLSKEVREGLDLLDAVGNTTKAITKGYAMACALLSAFVLFAAYLTAAGLKTYLFHDKVINAAKTGVELADPLILVGVILGSTLAYLFSALAMQAVGKTANKMVDEVRRQFREIPGLLEGKAKPDYARAVDISTKHALKEMIFPTLITFLAPIVIGLLFGRKPLGSFVVGATIAGGLLAIFMINAGGALDNAKKLIESGLFGGKGSDAHKAAVVGDTVGDPLKDTAGPSLHIFVKLVTIVALTFVAFFPP; encoded by the coding sequence GTGGAGGTCGTAGAACTCGTCCCCTCCGTCATAGGCATAGTGGGAATGGTCTTTGTTGCCTTGATTTACTATCTAGTCACGAAAGAGGATCCGGGAACCCCTGAGATGGTTGCCCTAGCTTCCTACATACAGGAGGGTGCGAACGCCTACCTTAAGAGGCAGTTCTACACGATAATAGTGTTCATAGTGATAATAGCTGCCATCTTGGGAATTTTGCAGGGAGCAGTACCCGCGGCCTCGTTCATAGCTGGAGCAGTGCTCTCCCTCATAGCCGCGTACATAGGGATGAACGCTGCGGTGAGGGCTAACGTGAGGACCACGAATGCAGCGAGGACATCCCCCAAGAAAGCGCTGAAGATAGCCTTCTGGGGCGGCTCAATCATGGGACTGTCCGTGGTGAGTCTGAGCGTCCTTGGAATAGGCCTCCTCTACTTGGCGATAAGGGCCTTCTTCCCCACCACAGCTCCCGAGCAGCTGGAAGCGGCCCTCCACACGATAGTTCCCTTCGGCATGGGAGCCAGTTTGGCCGCCCTGTTCGCGCAACTGGGGGGAGGTATCTACACCAAGGCCGCCGACATAGCTGCTGACTTGGTGGGCAAGGTCGAGGCCGGGATTCCGGAGGACGATCCTAGGAACCCGGCCGTCATCGCGGATCAGGTGGGTGACAACGTGGGAGACTGCGCCGGCAGAGGTGCGGATCTCTTCGAGTCCTTCTCCGACAACATAATCGGCATGATGATCTTGGGAGTGGCTTTCTACGCCCTATACGGGTTCAAGGGGATAATGTTCCCCCTGCTGGCGGAATCCTTGGGGGTCATCTCAACCATAGTGGCGATATTCCTCATAAGGGAGAATGTGAAGAACCCGATAACCGCCATAAACTTCTCTCTACTCGTGGCCGGCGTACTTAACCTCCTATTCTTCTACGTACTGGCCGTGAACTACTTGGGCAGGATAGAGGTATTCTACGCGGCAGTACTGGGCTTGGTGGCCAGCTTGGTGGTGGGCGTGCTGATCCAGTACTACACGGGAACCGAATATAGACCGGTCAAATATATAGCGGAGTCTGCCAAGTTCGGTCCAGCCTTGGACGTGATAGCTGGACTTGCAGTGGGTCTGGAGAGCGCATTCCTACCCCTGATAGTGATAGGCGCTGTTGTATCCCTAGCCTTCGTGATAGATGGACTGTACGGTATAGCAGCAGCCACTGCCGGCATACTCTCCACCACCGGGATAATAATGGCGGCTGACACCTTCGGGCCCATCTCTGATAACGCTGCGGGAATAGCAGAGATGTCAGGTCTGAGCAAAGAGGTAAGAGAGGGATTGGACCTACTGGATGCCGTCGGTAACACCACTAAGGCCATAACCAAGGGATACGCGATGGCATGTGCTCTTCTCTCCGCGTTCGTACTGTTTGCTGCCTACCTAACGGCTGCCGGACTCAAGACGTACCTCTTCCACGATAAAGTGATAAACGCAGCTAAGACCGGCGTTGAGCTCGCGGATCCCCTCATACTTGTAGGTGTGATCCTTGGATCTACGCTGGCCTACCTCTTCTCCGCACTGGCTATGCAGGCCGTTGGTAAGACCGCTAATAAGATGGTCGATGAGGTCAGGAGGCAGTTCAGGGAGATACCCGGATTGCTGGAGGGTAAGGCCAAGCCCGACTATGCTAGGGCCGTGGACATATCCACCAAGCACGCACTGAAGGAGATGATCTTCCCGACACTGATAACATTCTTGGCTCCCATAGTAATAGGTCTCCTCTTCGGAAGGAAGCCGTTAGGTTCTTTCGTCGTTGGAGCGACGATAGCAGGAGGACTTCTAGCGATCTTCATGATAAACGCCGGAGGAGCCTTGGACAATGCAAAGAAGCTGATAGAATCAGGGTTATTCGGAGGAAAGGGATCCGATGCTCACAAGGCCGCTGTGGTCGGAGATACAGTGGGAGATCCGCTCAAGGATACTGCTGGCCCGTCGCTGCACATATTCGTCAAGCTAGTCACGATAGTCGCTCTGACTTTCGTGGCTTTCTTCCCGCCGTGA
- a CDS encoding stress response translation initiation inhibitor YciH: MVAFDERLRDPVTGLPIELFSWEEVEKELRPVRIRTERRRGRDVTIIENLPFSKETMKSFLKEMKRILACGGTYKDGYVLLQGDHRYKVAKLLKEKWGIPEEQIEVE; this comes from the coding sequence ATGGTTGCGTTCGACGAGAGATTGAGGGATCCCGTAACCGGCCTCCCGATCGAGCTTTTCTCTTGGGAGGAGGTCGAGAAGGAACTCAGACCCGTGAGAATAAGGACTGAGAGAAGGAGGGGAAGGGACGTCACCATAATCGAGAACCTACCTTTCTCCAAGGAGACCATGAAATCTTTCCTGAAGGAAATGAAGCGAATACTGGCGTGCGGCGGCACCTATAAGGATGGATACGTGCTGCTGCAGGGAGATCACAGGTACAAGGTGGCCAAGCTACTGAAGGAGAAGTGGGGGATACCTGAGGAACAGATAGAAGTGGAGTGA
- the cyoE gene encoding heme o synthase: MEARAVSKLSSRISDYVCLTKPKQTFLLLLTSVFTYIGAGGYRLDILTLLTAAMVLSISGTTAVNMALDADIDSMMGRTKQRPIPAGRVGRGEALSFGILLFLLGVAVAYLINVWTAFSTSLGVMFDLIVYTLWTKRRTPLSIVFGGVAGAAPSLAGWAAARGMLELPALLIALITITWIPAHIWYIAIYHVEDYRAAGVPMLPVVVGVERTAKIIVASVVVMLASELALFIVGPFSPAFLIISLPSTLLLLYRSILYAKNPVIEGAKRMYKTASPVEGMAFLGIAVDGLFRILL, translated from the coding sequence ATGGAAGCGAGGGCCGTATCCAAGCTATCCAGCAGGATCTCTGACTATGTATGCCTGACTAAGCCCAAACAGACGTTTCTCTTGTTGCTGACCTCCGTATTCACTTACATAGGCGCTGGAGGCTACAGACTAGATATACTCACGCTTCTCACGGCAGCCATGGTCCTATCGATCTCCGGGACGACGGCTGTGAACATGGCCTTGGATGCGGACATAGACTCCATGATGGGGAGGACTAAGCAGCGACCCATCCCGGCTGGTAGGGTCGGCAGGGGCGAAGCACTGTCCTTCGGCATACTCTTGTTCCTGCTTGGAGTGGCCGTTGCGTATCTGATCAATGTCTGGACAGCCTTCTCCACCTCCCTAGGAGTCATGTTCGATCTCATCGTGTACACTCTCTGGACCAAGAGGAGGACGCCCCTATCCATAGTATTCGGTGGAGTAGCCGGTGCCGCTCCCTCTCTAGCTGGTTGGGCCGCAGCCAGAGGAATGCTGGAGCTTCCGGCTTTACTCATAGCCCTGATCACCATAACTTGGATCCCGGCACATATATGGTACATAGCCATCTATCACGTTGAGGACTACCGGGCAGCCGGAGTTCCCATGCTTCCAGTTGTGGTAGGAGTAGAGAGGACGGCTAAAATCATCGTGGCATCAGTGGTCGTCATGTTGGCCAGCGAACTGGCTCTCTTCATAGTGGGACCGTTCAGTCCGGCCTTCCTGATCATTTCCCTGCCCTCCACCCTACTGCTTCTGTACAGGTCCATCCTCTATGCCAAGAACCCGGTGATAGAGGGGGCCAAGAGAATGTACAAAACAGCCAGCCCTGTTGAGGGCATGGCGTTCCTAGGTATCGCCGTTGATGGCTTGTTCAGGATCCTCCTGTAA
- the sufB gene encoding Fe-S cluster assembly protein SufB produces MSLTEEFLVSKARQISKELGEPDWLREMRERSARLFFKLDMPEHARHVKVDFESLEYFSPAEKAEKLEELPQEIRETLEALGIPEEEMEMLAGMQVQVDSSIVYQTFSDQLKSLGVIAMPIDRAIREHEDLVRSYFARLAGPEENKILALHYALWAGGTFIYVPEGVEVPFPVSALFVMRSLPIAQADHTIVVAEEGAKVHYIEGCSAPSYIREALHYGVTEVWAYPGAEVRITTMQNWANHVINLPTKRGVAMSRAKIEWVESLMGSKHTAVRPVIHLRGEGSSARNVGLSFVKGEERHDAGVVIRHLAPNTKSQVISKSVAKDRGSTNFYGKVEIVQGAKGSSGFVQCDSLLLSPEASSETIPALRSDEIDSELGHEAYVGKVAEDKLFYLMSRGLNEEEAITMIVLGFFEPVVRDIPFEYANEIKRLIELSIKGM; encoded by the coding sequence GTGAGCCTGACGGAGGAGTTTCTGGTAAGTAAGGCTAGGCAGATATCCAAGGAGCTGGGGGAGCCTGACTGGTTGAGGGAGATGAGGGAGAGGTCGGCGAGGCTCTTCTTCAAGCTAGACATGCCAGAACACGCCAGACACGTGAAGGTGGATTTCGAGTCCTTGGAATACTTCTCCCCGGCGGAGAAGGCGGAGAAGCTGGAGGAGCTGCCGCAGGAGATCAGGGAGACTTTGGAGGCTCTGGGCATACCAGAGGAGGAAATGGAGATGTTGGCGGGGATGCAGGTTCAGGTGGACTCCTCCATCGTGTACCAGACTTTCTCCGATCAGCTAAAGTCCCTCGGTGTTATAGCCATGCCCATAGACAGGGCCATAAGGGAGCACGAGGATCTGGTGAGGAGTTACTTCGCCAGACTGGCTGGCCCTGAGGAGAACAAAATACTGGCCCTACACTACGCCCTCTGGGCCGGTGGCACATTCATATACGTGCCCGAGGGGGTTGAGGTCCCGTTTCCCGTAAGCGCCCTCTTCGTGATGAGGTCCCTTCCCATCGCCCAGGCCGATCACACGATTGTCGTGGCTGAGGAGGGAGCCAAGGTTCACTACATCGAGGGGTGCTCCGCCCCCTCCTACATAAGGGAGGCCCTGCATTACGGCGTTACTGAGGTCTGGGCCTATCCCGGCGCAGAGGTGAGGATAACGACCATGCAGAACTGGGCGAACCATGTGATCAACCTCCCCACTAAGAGGGGCGTTGCCATGAGCCGTGCGAAGATAGAGTGGGTTGAGTCGCTGATGGGGAGCAAGCACACTGCAGTAAGGCCGGTCATACACTTGAGGGGAGAGGGATCATCGGCTAGGAACGTCGGTCTCTCCTTCGTAAAGGGGGAGGAGAGGCACGATGCCGGTGTGGTGATAAGGCATCTAGCTCCAAACACCAAGAGTCAGGTCATTAGTAAAAGCGTGGCCAAGGACAGGGGCTCCACCAACTTCTATGGGAAGGTGGAGATCGTTCAGGGTGCCAAAGGATCCAGCGGATTTGTTCAATGCGACTCCCTGCTCCTGTCACCGGAAGCCTCGAGCGAGACTATACCGGCGTTGAGGAGCGATGAAATAGACTCCGAACTGGGCCACGAGGCCTACGTGGGGAAGGTGGCGGAGGACAAGCTCTTCTATCTGATGAGCAGGGGGCTCAACGAGGAGGAGGCCATCACCATGATAGTGCTGGGATTCTTCGAGCCCGTGGTGAGGGACATACCGTTCGAGTACGCCAATGAGATAAAGAGGCTCATCGAGCTGAGCATAAAGGGGATGTAG
- the sufC gene encoding Fe-S cluster assembly ATPase SufC, which translates to MLRLEGLRVRVEDREIIKGADLEVQGGQVHLIIGPNGSGKSTLALAVAGHPAYEVVGGKILFEGRDITSLPPDERAKRGIFLAFQNPVEIEGLKMVDYLAKLIEKRTGEKPLTPLREHMVEFVVEKIGPYLEALGFSEEFLDREINVGFSGGEKKKFEILQMFALRPKLAILDEPDSGVDVDSLNVIGRLLHRALQEGITLLLITHTGGLYRHLKVDRVHVMYDGRIVASGGGDLFERIQESGFEVVIR; encoded by the coding sequence ATGCTGAGACTTGAAGGGCTCAGGGTCCGCGTGGAGGACAGGGAGATAATCAAGGGGGCTGATCTGGAGGTTCAAGGGGGACAGGTTCATCTGATCATTGGCCCCAATGGGTCCGGGAAGTCCACCTTAGCCCTCGCTGTGGCGGGCCATCCGGCCTACGAGGTGGTGGGAGGGAAGATCCTCTTCGAGGGTAGGGACATCACATCACTCCCTCCAGACGAGAGAGCTAAGAGAGGTATCTTTCTAGCATTTCAGAATCCCGTGGAGATAGAGGGTCTAAAAATGGTCGATTACCTGGCGAAGCTCATCGAGAAGAGGACTGGAGAAAAGCCCCTGACCCCGCTGAGGGAGCATATGGTTGAGTTCGTGGTGGAGAAGATCGGACCCTACCTAGAGGCCCTCGGATTCAGTGAGGAATTCTTGGATAGGGAGATAAACGTGGGCTTCTCTGGAGGGGAGAAGAAGAAGTTTGAGATTCTGCAGATGTTCGCCCTCAGGCCCAAGCTTGCCATACTGGACGAGCCTGACTCGGGGGTTGATGTGGACTCCCTGAATGTCATTGGGAGGCTGCTCCATAGGGCACTGCAGGAGGGTATCACCCTCTTGCTCATAACCCACACGGGAGGACTGTACAGGCACTTGAAGGTGGACAGAGTCCATGTGATGTACGACGGTAGGATCGTGGCCAGTGGCGGAGGCGACCTCTTTGAGAGGATTCAGGAGAGCGGGTTCGAGGTGGTGATTAGGTGA
- a CDS encoding SDR family oxidoreductase yields MADKLAVVTGGSSGLGKAAAVSLLKEGARVLIASRTEERLRRAMSDLSSLGEVQALRTDLTKPDDIESLFRKSEEMGGADILVISYGGPRIARFPELNDRDWYHAYELLVMSVVRLARLFGFRMKERGWGRMVLVTSVAIKEVNMNIPLSTSVRLSLAGLVKVLSRELAPEVNVNAVMPGHFMTERQRDLLRSRAAEKGLSLEEMEVKAAKEIPLARFGRPEELGDVIAFLVSERASYITGSLIPVDGGLLSCTL; encoded by the coding sequence TTGGCCGATAAGCTGGCTGTTGTAACTGGAGGAAGCTCTGGCCTAGGTAAGGCCGCCGCTGTATCGCTACTCAAGGAGGGTGCAAGAGTCCTGATTGCTTCAAGAACGGAGGAGAGGTTAAGGAGAGCTATGAGCGATCTATCTAGCCTGGGAGAGGTGCAGGCCTTGAGGACCGACCTGACAAAACCGGATGACATAGAGTCCCTCTTCAGGAAATCCGAGGAGATGGGTGGAGCTGACATACTTGTGATCAGCTATGGAGGGCCAAGAATAGCCAGATTCCCCGAGCTAAACGACAGGGATTGGTATCACGCCTACGAACTCTTGGTGATGAGTGTCGTGAGGCTCGCCCGGCTGTTCGGCTTCAGGATGAAGGAGAGGGGGTGGGGCAGGATGGTTCTGGTCACCTCAGTGGCCATCAAGGAGGTGAACATGAACATACCCCTATCCACCAGCGTGAGGCTCTCCTTAGCTGGTCTCGTCAAGGTCCTATCGAGGGAACTAGCCCCCGAAGTGAACGTTAATGCTGTAATGCCCGGTCATTTCATGACGGAGAGGCAACGGGATCTCCTCAGATCGAGGGCAGCTGAGAAGGGCCTGTCACTCGAGGAGATGGAGGTTAAAGCGGCAAAGGAGATTCCTTTGGCCAGATTTGGCAGACCTGAGGAGCTGGGCGATGTGATCGCCTTTCTGGTGAGTGAGAGGGCGAGCTACATAACGGGCTCCCTTATACCCGTGGATGGGGGTCTGCTGTCCTGCACCCTTTAA
- a CDS encoding M42 family metallopeptidase translates to MSEWIDLLEKLSVAAGPPGFEDEVRDLLIDELRESVDQLFTDPFGNLYAVKRGKSERKLMIAAHMDEVALMVRYLEPDGFLRVTNLGGLNPAQLLSQRVLVHGRKKLRGVIGTLPVHMGKEEPPKIEDLYIDVGATNREQLEELGVRPGTPVTFDVPFIHQEDTGVLIGKALDDRLGCLVLAESLKGVDDPDMTVYGVFTSQEERGMRGATVAVNRVQPDLAFVLEGTIASDVPGVPAHKYVTELGKGPALRVMDRTVIVQRWLLEEMVSRAEELGIPYQLQLSPTSGTDAAAISVGGKGTPVGIVSVPARYIHTPSSLARVEDVENTVKLMTDLVGSPPEPRY, encoded by the coding sequence ATGTCGGAGTGGATTGATCTTTTGGAGAAACTGTCGGTCGCAGCTGGCCCTCCCGGCTTTGAGGACGAGGTTCGGGATCTCCTGATAGATGAACTCAGGGAAAGCGTCGATCAGCTGTTCACCGATCCTTTCGGGAATCTATACGCAGTGAAGAGGGGTAAGAGCGAGAGGAAGCTGATGATTGCTGCCCACATGGATGAGGTGGCTCTCATGGTCAGGTACTTGGAGCCCGATGGGTTTCTCAGGGTCACTAACTTGGGGGGACTAAATCCGGCCCAGCTCCTATCTCAGAGAGTGCTAGTGCATGGGAGGAAGAAGCTCAGGGGAGTTATAGGAACACTACCTGTTCACATGGGGAAGGAGGAGCCCCCAAAGATAGAGGACCTCTACATCGATGTTGGGGCTACCAACAGGGAGCAGCTGGAAGAACTGGGTGTCAGGCCCGGAACTCCCGTGACCTTCGACGTCCCCTTCATCCATCAAGAGGACACGGGTGTGTTGATAGGGAAGGCACTGGATGACAGGCTGGGTTGCCTCGTACTGGCCGAGTCCCTAAAGGGGGTGGATGACCCAGATATGACGGTCTACGGGGTGTTCACCTCCCAAGAGGAGAGGGGGATGAGGGGAGCGACGGTCGCGGTGAACAGGGTCCAGCCGGATCTGGCATTCGTGCTCGAGGGGACTATAGCGTCCGATGTACCGGGAGTCCCAGCCCACAAGTACGTCACCGAGTTGGGCAAGGGACCAGCCCTGAGGGTGATGGATAGGACCGTGATCGTCCAGAGGTGGCTCCTCGAGGAAATGGTATCTAGGGCGGAGGAGCTCGGCATACCCTACCAGCTGCAGCTCTCTCCGACGAGCGGGACCGATGCAGCTGCCATAAGCGTTGGGGGGAAGGGAACACCCGTTGGGATAGTATCGGTCCCAGCTAGATATATCCACACGCCCTCCAGCCTCGCCCGGGTCGAGGACGTAGAAAACACGGTAAAGCTGATGACTGATCTAGTGGGATCACCACCGGAACCTAGATATTGA
- a CDS encoding saccharopine dehydrogenase C-terminal domain-containing protein: MRIAVIGAGIMGRAAVLDLADDSMSPDVESVLVADIDGDKARSVADEASTLTKYKEVRHAKLDATKLDEVISSLKGFKADVVIDAALYTTIPVVMRAALEAGVHYLDLGDDVETLLAQREMDHQFKSKGLIALLEMGGSPGLINVMAAKAVKELDRVDTLLLREGWVDLNDYDSMGVPLPVPYSLDTIFDEMDQPVEVWRDGSIELVAPFSGREVMSFPPPVGEQELYYVEHPEVYSLGETFKSKGLRLVDYKLSFPRDLFLKYKLLHDLGLTSDRPIRLGNVSVVPRDIIRELILGSLRGKRFKPNDHDVMLVVARGWRGGVKAEILMEALISWSERWNVSAQALLVGSPASLAAQWVGLGILSLPGVHYPEEIIDPRPFLDEMKKRRMEFREKILLNI; this comes from the coding sequence ATGAGAATTGCGGTTATAGGAGCCGGTATTATGGGGAGAGCAGCAGTGCTGGACCTAGCTGATGATTCAATGAGCCCGGATGTCGAGTCCGTACTAGTTGCTGATATAGACGGTGATAAGGCGCGCAGTGTCGCGGATGAGGCGAGCACTTTAACCAAGTACAAGGAGGTGAGGCATGCCAAGCTGGATGCCACGAAGCTTGATGAGGTGATATCCTCTCTCAAAGGGTTCAAGGCAGACGTGGTCATCGATGCAGCTCTCTATACAACCATACCGGTCGTCATGAGAGCTGCTTTAGAGGCGGGAGTCCACTATCTGGACTTGGGAGATGACGTAGAGACACTATTGGCCCAGAGGGAAATGGACCATCAGTTCAAGAGCAAAGGTCTAATTGCTCTATTGGAGATGGGCGGGAGCCCGGGGCTCATAAACGTGATGGCTGCTAAGGCCGTTAAGGAACTCGACAGGGTTGATACGCTTCTCTTGAGGGAGGGGTGGGTAGATCTAAACGATTACGATTCGATGGGCGTGCCGCTCCCCGTTCCATACTCCCTGGACACGATATTCGATGAAATGGATCAACCTGTAGAAGTGTGGAGGGACGGCAGTATCGAGCTGGTTGCCCCCTTCTCTGGCAGGGAGGTTATGTCCTTCCCCCCACCAGTTGGAGAGCAGGAGCTATACTATGTCGAGCATCCTGAGGTTTATTCCCTTGGCGAGACCTTCAAGAGTAAGGGATTGAGGTTAGTCGACTACAAGCTCTCCTTCCCCAGAGACCTCTTTCTGAAGTACAAGCTGCTCCACGACCTAGGATTGACGTCTGACCGACCAATAAGGTTGGGGAATGTGAGCGTGGTCCCGAGAGATATAATCAGGGAGTTGATTCTCGGCTCTTTAAGGGGGAAGAGATTCAAGCCAAACGATCATGATGTGATGTTGGTTGTTGCTAGGGGTTGGAGAGGGGGTGTTAAGGCGGAGATCTTGATGGAGGCCCTGATAAGCTGGAGTGAGAGATGGAATGTGAGCGCTCAGGCCCTGCTCGTGGGAAGTCCCGCCTCCTTGGCGGCTCAGTGGGTCGGGCTGGGGATCCTGAGCCTGCCCGGCGTTCACTATCCAGAGGAGATCATCGATCCAAGACCCTTCTTGGATGAGATGAAGAAGAGGAGGATGGAATTTCGAGAAAAAATCCTTCTCAATATCTAG